The following are from one region of the Lacinutrix sp. Bg11-31 genome:
- a CDS encoding patatin family protein: MRALVISGGGSKGAFAGGVAQYLIEQEGKEYDMFLGTSTGSLLVPHLASNDIGKLYDVFTHVNQHSIFSINPFVIKKKKGREYVSINYFNTMLQFIKKRRTFGESKSLKKLIKKNFTEEEYNRIREEKEDVVVTVANLSKNRTEYKSINDYSYEEFCDWIWISCNYIPFMSLVKRNGFEYADGGLGCVVPIREAINRGATEIDAIILESENLEYNKVLGKNPFSLMINLFGHLLDQVERGDITIGKLAARHKNVKLNLYYTPTKLTENSLIFNKKLMEKWWMEGFLYAQEKHGSGDPIDSTVPVKYKF; encoded by the coding sequence TTGAGAGCATTAGTAATTTCAGGAGGAGGAAGTAAAGGCGCATTTGCAGGCGGAGTTGCGCAATACTTAATTGAGCAAGAAGGCAAGGAATACGATATGTTTTTAGGAACCTCAACAGGTAGTTTGCTTGTGCCACATTTGGCTTCTAACGATATTGGTAAATTGTACGATGTCTTTACACATGTGAACCAGCATTCCATTTTTAGTATTAATCCATTCGTGATAAAAAAGAAAAAAGGAAGAGAGTACGTATCTATAAACTACTTTAATACCATGCTTCAGTTTATAAAAAAAAGACGCACGTTTGGTGAGAGTAAATCTTTAAAAAAATTAATTAAAAAGAACTTTACGGAAGAAGAGTATAATCGTATTCGAGAAGAAAAAGAAGATGTCGTGGTAACGGTTGCTAATCTGTCTAAAAACAGAACAGAATACAAGTCTATTAACGATTATAGTTACGAAGAATTCTGCGATTGGATTTGGATTTCGTGTAATTACATTCCGTTTATGTCTTTAGTAAAAAGGAATGGTTTTGAGTATGCCGATGGTGGTTTAGGTTGTGTTGTGCCTATTCGAGAAGCTATAAATAGAGGTGCAACAGAAATTGATGCTATTATTCTTGAAAGTGAAAATTTAGAATACAATAAAGTACTTGGTAAAAATCCGTTTTCATTAATGATAAACCTTTTTGGTCACTTATTAGACCAAGTAGAGAGAGGAGATATTACCATTGGTAAATTGGCGGCAAGGCATAAAAATGTAAAACTTAATTTATATTATACACCTACAAAACTTACAGAGAACTCACTTATTTTTAATAAGAAATTAATGGAGAAGTGGTGGATGGAAGGATTTTTATATGCTCAAGAAAAGCATGGAAGTGGAGATCCTATTGACTCAACAGTACCAGTAAAATATAAATTCTAA